The Magnetococcus marinus MC-1 genome contains the following window.
CTTATAGGAGTTGGTGGAGGGGTTGGTGAAAGCGTTCAGAGCCTTCGCGTGCTTCTTGATGCCGCCGATGAAGTGCAGAGCCATCTCAGAGAGGTCGGCATACTGGTTGCCGGCAAACAGGGGCTTGCCATCTTTCCAGATCGACATGTGGCAGTGCATGCCAGAACCGTTGTCACCCGCCATAGGCTTGGGCATAAAGGTTGCGGTCTTGCCATACTGGTGGGCCACATTGTGAACAACATATTTATATTTCTGAATGTTGTCAGCGGTGTGCAGCATGGTACCAAAACGCATGTCAATTTCACACTGACCGGCGGTGGCCACTTCGTGGTGGTGGAATTCGATGGTTAGACCCATCTCTTCCATCAGGTTGGACATCTCATTACGCATCTCTTGCAGAGAGTCCACAGGTGGTACGGGGAAATAACCACCCTTGATGCCAGGACGGTGGCCGGTGTTGCCATCCTCATACTCGGTGCCGGTGTTCCAAGCGCCCTCTTCGGAATCAATGTGGTAAGAGACGTTGTTCATGCCCACATTGTAACGCACGGAGTCGAACACGAAAAACTCAGCTTCGGGACCCACATAGGCGGTGTCAGCAATACCGGTATAGGCCAGGTAAGCCTCGGCGCGTTTGGCCACGGAGCGGGGGTCACGGCTGTAATCTTCACCGGTGAAGGGGTCGATGATGTTACAAGCGAGGATCAGGGTAGCGTCCTCGGAGAAGGGATCCATGACAGCCGATTCAGGATCGGGTACATAGGCCATGTCGGAGTTGTTGATCTCACACCACCCCGTGATGGATGAGCCATCGAAACCGAGTCCGGTTTCAAAAACATCTTCGGTCAACATGCGAGCGGGGGCCGTAATGTGTTGCCACTTGCCTTTAAAATCGGTGAATCGAAAATCAACAAAGCGCACATTGTTGGCATCGATCATGCCCAGAACTTTATTTACCGCTTCCTTATTAGCCATGCTTCGCTCTTCCTCAGTTTCGTGAAAGGAGTCTTCCGTCTGAAAGATTACCCACAGCAGCGTTGGGCTGCCTAAATAATCTCATAACATAAACCACAATGGACCTCAGGGAAGGGATGGAGACTTTTCCCCTGAGGCAGAACGTGACACAATTCTAGCAGGTGTGGCCGAACTGGCCGCCTTATCCAACCTCTCTAAAGGCAGAGGTTGGGGTGAGTCACGTAAAACAGCACATAGATTAATCAATTTTTCTCAGGATGTCATACATAACCGTGCGTACCGATGAAAAAAATGGATCATTTTTCATCCATCCCCCGCTGGGCAGGGTAAAATCCTCCCGAAAAATCCATGCTCGGTGAGCTGGGCTGGGTGGGCTTGCACAATATGGCAGCGTATGGCACCCCGACTTCGAGCAATTGTTGAGCAATCGCTGTGCCATGCTGTTTTACGATGCTAGAATCGAAAGAATACAAACGTATAGCATTAAATGTTGGAGGTTTTCGCCATCAGGAATGGGCCTGGCAGGCATCTGATTGGTTAAAAACATAACTTAGTGTGATTAAAATATATGCAAAACGATGCTAAAATAGTCAAACTGTCGCCAAACTCCGAGGCTCCCCATGCCGCGCCGGTTCCGTTGATCCGCTTGCAGGGCGTGTGCAAGCAGTATGGTGCGTTATCCGCTTTGCAAGGGGTTAACCTAACCGTCGCGCGGGGCGAAGTGGTGGGGTTTTTGGGCCCCAATGGGGCAGGTAAAACCACCACCATGTCCATCTTGGCTGGCCTCTTGGCCCCCACAGAGGGCGTGGTGCAGGTGGCCGGGGTGGATATGCTGCGCCACCCGCAACAGGCCAAACCGCATATAGGCTTTCTACCCGAACAGCCCCCGCTTTATAAAGAGATGACGGTACAGGCGTATCTGAGCCATTTGGCCCGGTTGCGCGGGGTGGCGGCCCGTCAGTGCCGTGAGGCGGTTAGCCAGGTTATGGCGCAATGCGGTCTTAACCCCGTGGCCGGGCGCGTGTTGGGGCATCTTTCTAAAGGGTATCAACAACGCGCGGGTATTGCGCAGGCTTTGGTGCATCGCCCAGAGGTGGTGATTTTAGATGAACCCACCAGCGGATTAGACCCCCTGCAAATCCAGGAAATTTGTCTGTTGATCCGTAGTCTCGGCCAACAGCACGCGGTGTTGTTATCCACCCATATTCTCTCTGAGGTGCGCATGACCTGTGATCGGGTGGTGTTGATTCATCAAGGCAAAATCCAACTGGATACCAGTATGGCCGACCTGGAGCAACATCTGCAAGCTCCCCAAGTGGTGCAGGTAAGTTTAGCCAACGATCCAGGTCAGGCGGTGTTAGCCGCCCTACCGGGGGTGGCGCATGTTGAAGCCTGTGCGGGAGGGTGGCGCATTACCCCGCAGCAGGATGCGGATCCCGTACCTGCCTTGCTGGCCGCTGCGGTGGCCCAGCATTGGGGTCTGCGTCAATTGCAGCCTCAGCAGGCCCCCTTGGAGAGTCTCTTTACCGCGCTCGCCCAAACAGACCAGGAGGAGCTACGGTGAAGGGTTTGTGGTGTTTAACGCGACACAGCTGGCGCATGCTTATGCTGTCTCCCCTAGCGTGGAGTTTGATGGCCATCTGGCTGGCCCTGGGGGGGTACATGTTTGTGGGGGCGCTGCTCAACTATAAACAGGCTCTCCTCCAATACAGTGCCTATGGGGTGCAGCAGCTACCCCTGAGCGATTTTGTCATGCTGCCCCTGTTGAGCAATGTGGCCGTGCTGTTGTTGTTGATTATGCCGGTTTTAACGATGGGTACCTTAGCGGGTGAAAAACGGGCGGGCAGTTGGCCAGCCCTTGCGACCTCGGCCATTACACCGGGTGCCATTGTACTGGGCAAATTTTTTGGATTGCTGCTGTTTTTATGGCTACTGCTGGGCCTGTTGGTGCTGCTGCCACTGTCGTTGTTGCCCTTTGCCCGCCTGGATTGGGGGCAGGTTGCGGCGGGCATGCTGGGATTGGGCTTGTTAAGTTCCGCTTTTTGTGCGCTGGGCATAGCAACCTCGGCCCATACCGATAACCCGGCCATGGCGGCGCTGTTTGCGTTTGCCTTGCTGCTGCTGCTATGGATTATCGGGTGGATGGCTGGCTCTGCCGAGGCGGGTTGGCAACAGCTTCTGCTCCATCTCTCCCTCATGAACCGTTTGCAAAATTTTTTGGAAGGTACCCTGCGGCTGTGGGATCTGCTCTACCTGCTGGGTTTGAGTGGCTTTGCCCTCTATCTCGCCACGCTACGGTTGCATCTGCAACGGGTATGGGGGGGTTAACATGCGGCATCGGCTACACTATTGGATGGCGCTGTTGTTGGGCTTTGCGCTGCTGTTGATGCTCCTGTGGGGGGGCTATCAGCATGATCGACAGTGGGATTGGACCGCCAACCAACGCCACACCCTGAGTCCCCAATCCCTGGCGGCGGTCAAGGCGTTGGGGGCGGTGCAGGCGACTCTGTTTGTCGAAGAGGGGGGGGATCCCGACGGTA
Protein-coding sequences here:
- the glnA gene encoding type I glutamate--ammonia ligase; amino-acid sequence: MANKEAVNKVLGMIDANNVRFVDFRFTDFKGKWQHITAPARMLTEDVFETGLGFDGSSITGWCEINNSDMAYVPDPESAVMDPFSEDATLILACNIIDPFTGEDYSRDPRSVAKRAEAYLAYTGIADTAYVGPEAEFFVFDSVRYNVGMNNVSYHIDSEEGAWNTGTEYEDGNTGHRPGIKGGYFPVPPVDSLQEMRNEMSNLMEEMGLTIEFHHHEVATAGQCEIDMRFGTMLHTADNIQKYKYVVHNVAHQYGKTATFMPKPMAGDNGSGMHCHMSIWKDGKPLFAGNQYADLSEMALHFIGGIKKHAKALNAFTNPSTNSYKRLIPGFEAPVLLAHSSRNRSASIRIPASNSPAGKRCEIRFPDPSANPYLAFAALLMAGMDGVENKIDPGPSMDKNLYDLPPEELKDIPTVCGSLREALEELSKDREFLLKGDVFSNDLIDAYIKMKMDEVYAVEHCPHPIEFQNYYSV
- a CDS encoding ABC transporter permease; the protein is MKGLWCLTRHSWRMLMLSPLAWSLMAIWLALGGYMFVGALLNYKQALLQYSAYGVQQLPLSDFVMLPLLSNVAVLLLLIMPVLTMGTLAGEKRAGSWPALATSAITPGAIVLGKFFGLLLFLWLLLGLLVLLPLSLLPFARLDWGQVAAGMLGLGLLSSAFCALGIATSAHTDNPAMAALFAFALLLLLWIIGWMAGSAEAGWQQLLLHLSLMNRLQNFLEGTLRLWDLLYLLGLSGFALYLATLRLHLQRVWGG
- a CDS encoding ABC transporter ATP-binding protein, with amino-acid sequence MQNDAKIVKLSPNSEAPHAAPVPLIRLQGVCKQYGALSALQGVNLTVARGEVVGFLGPNGAGKTTTMSILAGLLAPTEGVVQVAGVDMLRHPQQAKPHIGFLPEQPPLYKEMTVQAYLSHLARLRGVAARQCREAVSQVMAQCGLNPVAGRVLGHLSKGYQQRAGIAQALVHRPEVVILDEPTSGLDPLQIQEICLLIRSLGQQHAVLLSTHILSEVRMTCDRVVLIHQGKIQLDTSMADLEQHLQAPQVVQVSLANDPGQAVLAALPGVAHVEACAGGWRITPQQDADPVPALLAAAVAQHWGLRQLQPQQAPLESLFTALAQTDQEELR